A single window of Brachyhypopomus gauderio isolate BG-103 chromosome 21, BGAUD_0.2, whole genome shotgun sequence DNA harbors:
- the LOC143485280 gene encoding uncharacterized protein LOC143485280, which translates to MPGYATRPKRGQRPSKRRHASSSDPRNTTTPTPEQLKSDPVCAYMLCAARETVDPERAEMFRQSAVRMWRERHLPPTRELSPIRVGSVELYATEKTPEGEFADEGSEDYGGGEEDVKDYPPSVCSVPTIDYGGREEDEEEYPPSVCSALSADYGGEEEDDEGTYLPRPGQEENHFMDTPGFTTHGVPYNHQKTVIYVDPCGPAPFPYGSMVGPSNVGHVNVPDEEPSIWVIHPSTDPLLTDPRLAPEEGPSIWVTHSPTDTLLTGPDMERQRHLGQAHVQGEGVREMNPAYLQPSGANPWLSAHPVPVFTGNGGYDTECPQMSGSLEDPHTDQELYLQQLYLQDSYLKEYNRLHLYWQQLCQQHPECLPLYWDWHDHSYTSYLSYMEQYRAAFHNIRMDKAVRQKRTTQPPMRRKRKREAFYEDEGFFCDSNLGLEAQAGEVQTPSKRPHINLSEEPDMFDAMITKKGEVIFSEHFLDLLEGIPNILDVAAGMGFSI; encoded by the exons atgccaggctacgccacccggccaAAGAGGGGCCAGCGCCCTAGCAAGCGACGCCATGCCTCTTCTTCCGACCCGCGCAACACCACCACGCCGACTCCCGAGCAGTTGAAGTCAGACCCAGTGTGCGCGTACATGCTGTGTGCGGCACGGGAGACCGTGGATCCCGAAAGGGCAGAGATGTTCCGCCAGTCTGCGGTgcggatgtggagggagcgacacctcCCTCCCACCAGGGAACTCTCGCCGATACGGGTGGGCTCAGTGGAGCTCTACGCCACCGAGAAGACCCCAGAGGGCGAGTTCGCCGATGAGGGctcggagg ACTATGGTGGGGGAGAAGAGGATGTaaaggactaccctccgtcggtgtgctccGTGCCCACCATAGATTAcggtgggagagaggaggatgaagaggagtaccctccgtcggtgtgctccGCACTCTCCGCTGACTACggcggagaggaggaagatgacgAGGG AACTTACCTGCCAAGGCCTGGGCAAGAAGAGAACCACTTCATGGAtacaccaggttttaccactcatg gtgtgccctacaaccacCAAAAGACCGTGATCTACgtggatccctgtggaccagcacccttcccttACGGAAGTATGGTGGGACCCTCAAATGTCGGCCATGTTAATGTGCCTGATGAAGAACCATCTATATGGGTCATCCACCCTTCCACAGATCCACTcctcactg ACCCCAGACTGGCACCTGAAGAAGGACCATCTATATGGGTCACCCACTCTCCCACAGATACTCTActcactg gccctgacatggagaggcagagacaccttgGTCAAGCCCATGTTCAAGGGGAGGGTGTGAGGGAGATGAATCCAGCCTACCTCCAACCTTCTG GTGCAAATCCCTGGCTCTCAGCTCACCCCGTGCCTGTCTTTACTGGCAATGGTGGTTATGACACAGAGTGTCCTCAGATGTCTGGCAGCCTAGAGGACCCTCATACAGACCAGGAGCTGTACCTGCAGCAGCTCTACCTGCAGGACTCCTACTTAAAGGAATACAACAGACTGCACCTCTACTGGCAGCAGCTCTGCCAGCAGCATCCCGAGTGTCTGCCTCTCTACTGGGACTGGCATGACCACAGCTACACCTCTTACCTGTCCTACATGGAGCAATATCGTGCGGCCTTCCACAACATCCGCATGGACAAAGCTGTCAGGCAAAAGAGGACAACTCAACCACCtatgaggaggaagagaaagagggaggccTTTTATGAAGATGAAGGCTTCTTCTGTGACTCCAACTTGGGGTTGGAGGCTCAGGCCGGTGAGGTTCAAACTCCCAGCAAGAGGCCTCACATAAACCTCAGTGAGGAGCCGGACATGTTTGATGCCATGATTACCAAGAAAGGAGAAGTGATATTCTCTGAGCACTTCCTAGACCTACTGGAGGGGATTCCTAACATTCTGGATGTAGCTGCAGGGATGGGCTTCTCTATCtga